A single region of the Salarchaeum japonicum genome encodes:
- a CDS encoding glycosyltransferase: MRVAFVADHTVHHDSRPESAERLDRLAGLLTERGHDVSVLCSQWWEGDVDEFEHDDIDYVAVTDDPGDWKFPVRVPGALHEVAPEVVHAFGPPSHLAAARVGALGDTAFVSDVFDAPDRGVLADRCLRVAAGGGPVVVPARTVATALREAGVPAAALTTLGNPIEMERIRTTDPEPCGDIVYSRRLDEDANLESLLLALAEFREYDWGATIVGDGPERANYERQARDLRIDDRVEFVGEKDVSERIALFKDAHVYVHTARRTTFATDLLRALACGCVGIVEYHAQSSAHELVEQEPRGFLATNDEEITERLAEAADIPREDVSERFADHDETTFAETYLDFYRAGGAGYD, translated from the coding sequence ATGCGCGTGGCGTTCGTCGCGGACCACACCGTCCACCACGACAGCCGTCCGGAGTCCGCCGAACGCCTCGACCGCCTCGCCGGCCTGCTCACCGAGCGCGGCCACGACGTGTCCGTTCTCTGCAGTCAGTGGTGGGAGGGCGACGTAGACGAGTTCGAACACGACGACATCGACTACGTCGCCGTCACCGACGACCCCGGCGACTGGAAGTTCCCCGTGCGGGTGCCGGGCGCACTCCACGAGGTCGCCCCGGAGGTCGTGCACGCGTTCGGGCCGCCGAGCCACCTCGCCGCCGCCCGCGTCGGCGCGCTCGGCGACACCGCGTTCGTGAGCGACGTGTTCGACGCGCCCGACCGGGGCGTGCTCGCCGACCGCTGTCTACGAGTTGCGGCGGGCGGCGGCCCCGTCGTCGTCCCCGCGCGCACCGTCGCCACCGCGCTCCGCGAGGCCGGCGTCCCCGCCGCGGCGCTCACGACGCTCGGGAACCCCATCGAGATGGAGCGCATCCGAACCACCGACCCCGAGCCGTGCGGCGACATCGTCTACTCGCGGCGGCTGGACGAGGACGCGAACCTCGAAAGCCTCCTGCTCGCGCTCGCGGAGTTCCGCGAGTACGACTGGGGCGCGACGATCGTCGGGGACGGCCCCGAGCGCGCGAACTACGAGCGCCAGGCGCGCGACCTCCGCATCGACGACCGCGTCGAGTTCGTCGGCGAGAAGGACGTATCGGAGCGAATTGCGCTGTTCAAGGACGCGCACGTCTACGTGCACACGGCGCGCCGGACGACGTTCGCGACCGACCTCCTGCGCGCGCTCGCCTGCGGCTGCGTCGGTATCGTGGAGTACCACGCGCAGTCGAGCGCGCACGAACTCGTCGAACAGGAACCCCGGGGGTTCCTCGCGACGAACGACGAGGAGATAACGGAACGCCTCGCGGAAGCCGCGGACATCCCCCGCGAGGACGTGTCGGAGCGGTTCGCCGACCACGACGAGACGACCTTCGCGGAGACCTACCTCGACTTCTACCGCGCGGG
- a CDS encoding S9 family peptidase produces MAYDIERYLNIRSAGGPSFGPDGRLAFLMDTTGTNQVWQLDDPESWPDQLSFHEESVSFASYSPTRAELVYGMDEGGNEKTQLFRLSADGSEDVPLTDDPESIHQWGGWSHDGDRFAFTANRREEADFDAYVQRRDETGEDAELVFDGRGMDWLTVAGWSPSDDRLVVHEMHSNRDHDLYVLDLDTGDYEHVTPHDGDVRYGSVAWHPSGDSLLVSTDHGADTRYLAELDLDTLDLDTRVEGDGWNVESLAVDHDSGTLAAIRNVDGYSELTLYDLPDWTEHASPDLPNGVVMGLSFGPGADEVAVAVSAPTENTNVHVFDTDTGESTRWTDAATAGIPKDSFTTPDLVHFESFDGLEVPAFLTLPDEPGPHPVIVDIHGGPEAQRRPYFLSLRQYFVDNGYAVFEPNVRGSSGYGAEYMNLDNVEKRMDSVKDIAAGVEWLTGRGDVDSDRVVAYGGSYGGFMVLAALTEYPDLWAAGVDVVGIANFVTFLENTGEWRREHREAEYGSLEHDREFLESISPINNISSIRAPLLVMHGANDPRVPVGEAEQVADEASEHVPVEKLVFEDEGHGFSKLENRITAYRTTVEFLDEHV; encoded by the coding sequence ATGGCGTACGACATCGAACGCTACCTCAACATCCGGAGCGCCGGCGGCCCCTCCTTCGGCCCGGACGGCCGACTCGCGTTCCTGATGGACACCACGGGAACGAACCAGGTCTGGCAACTCGACGACCCCGAATCGTGGCCCGACCAGCTCTCCTTCCACGAGGAGTCCGTCTCCTTCGCCTCCTACTCGCCCACCCGCGCGGAACTCGTCTACGGGATGGACGAGGGCGGAAACGAGAAGACCCAGCTGTTCCGACTGAGCGCGGACGGCAGCGAGGACGTTCCCCTCACGGACGACCCGGAGAGCATCCACCAGTGGGGCGGCTGGAGCCACGACGGCGACCGGTTCGCGTTCACCGCGAACCGCCGCGAGGAAGCCGACTTCGACGCGTACGTCCAGCGCCGCGACGAGACCGGCGAGGACGCCGAGCTGGTGTTCGACGGCCGCGGCATGGACTGGCTCACCGTCGCCGGCTGGAGCCCCTCGGACGACCGCCTCGTCGTCCACGAGATGCACTCGAACCGCGACCACGACCTCTACGTCCTCGACCTCGACACCGGCGACTACGAGCACGTCACGCCCCACGACGGCGACGTGCGGTACGGGAGCGTCGCCTGGCACCCGAGCGGCGACTCACTCCTCGTCTCCACCGACCACGGCGCGGACACGCGCTACCTCGCCGAACTCGACCTCGACACCCTCGACCTCGACACCCGCGTCGAGGGCGACGGCTGGAACGTCGAATCGCTCGCCGTCGACCACGATTCCGGGACGCTCGCGGCGATTCGGAACGTGGACGGCTACAGCGAACTCACCCTCTACGACCTCCCCGACTGGACCGAGCACGCGAGCCCCGACCTCCCGAACGGCGTCGTGATGGGGTTGAGCTTCGGCCCCGGCGCAGACGAGGTCGCGGTCGCCGTCTCCGCGCCGACCGAGAACACGAACGTCCACGTCTTCGACACCGACACCGGCGAGAGCACGCGGTGGACGGACGCCGCCACCGCCGGCATCCCCAAGGACTCGTTCACGACGCCCGACCTCGTGCACTTCGAGTCCTTCGACGGCCTGGAGGTTCCCGCGTTCCTCACCCTCCCGGACGAACCCGGCCCGCACCCCGTCATCGTGGACATCCACGGCGGCCCCGAAGCCCAGCGCCGCCCCTACTTCCTCTCCCTCCGCCAGTACTTCGTGGACAACGGCTACGCCGTCTTCGAACCGAACGTCCGCGGAAGCTCCGGGTACGGCGCGGAGTACATGAACCTCGACAACGTCGAGAAGCGGATGGACTCCGTGAAGGACATCGCCGCGGGCGTCGAGTGGCTCACCGGCCGCGGCGACGTCGATTCCGACCGGGTCGTCGCCTACGGCGGCTCCTACGGCGGGTTCATGGTGCTCGCCGCGCTCACCGAGTACCCCGACCTCTGGGCGGCCGGCGTGGACGTGGTCGGCATCGCGAACTTCGTGACCTTCCTCGAAAACACGGGCGAGTGGCGTCGCGAACACCGCGAAGCCGAGTACGGCAGTCTCGAACACGACCGCGAGTTCCTCGAATCCATCAGTCCGATCAACAACATCTCGTCGATTCGCGCGCCCCTGCTCGTCATGCACGGCGCGAACGACCCTCGCGTCCCCGTCGGCGAGGCCGAACAGGTCGCCGACGAGGCGAGCGAACACGTCCCCGTCGAGAAACTCGTCTTCGAGGACGAGGGCCACGGCTTCAGCAAGCTGGAGAACCGCATCACGGCCTACCGGACGACCGTCGAGTTCCTCGACGAGCACGTGTAG